The genomic interval CATAATTTCCAACTCCCAAAGTCGCATAATTATTAAACAATTTTTCTCTTTTAGCTTTTTCAACACCTTCGGCTTTTCCTTTAGATGGTGTAAATGTCGAAGCCACAGGAACAGACAAAATACTATATTTAATAACTTCTTTCGGCTGATTCCCGCTATCGTCAAGCGAAGGAGTTTCTTTTACTTTAAAAGCATCTGAAATAGTTGGCGAATAAGGTTTTACCACGTTTACAGTTTCAGTTCCGATGCTTTCATTTTTCTTCTGTGCAAACGAAAACTGAGCCGTAAATAATACTAGCAAAACGATAATTTTATACTGGCAATTTAATTTCATATTTCTTCTTTTTAAGAGTATAGAGAAAAGATTATAGAAAATAGACTTATGCTATTTCTTAATTCTTATACTAAAACTCTTTGTTCTCTAAGTATATTCTAAAATCTTTTTTCTTTGTTCTATTTTCTTTGTTCTATTTTAAGCTTCCCATTCGCCTTTGGCTACAAACTGAGCTTTTCCTCCAATATTAATATCAAAATGATCATTTTCTAGTTTCCCTTTAAAATAAATTTCAGACGGACGACCAATGTAATCTCCCTGATGATTTGCCACTTCAATTTCAGAAGAATGATATTTTAAAAGATACGCCTGCAAACATGTACTTGCGCTTCCTGTTGCGGCATCTTCAACCAATTGATTATTTTCCACACATAACATTCTGGTTGTCAGTTTCGAATCTTCAAAACTATAAAAATACAATCCTTTATGATCTGTTTTACAATGCTGTTTCAACCATTTATCGGTTTTATCTTTATCTAAAACTAAATTTTCTAAGGCTCTTTTGCTGTTTAACGGAACAATTACAAACGCACTTCCTGTTGTCACTTCTTGTATCAAATATTGATTATCAAAATCATCAATTGTCAAGTTGCTGAAAGACGGAAAATCTTCTTTTGCAAAAACATCCCAAAATTTTGGCTGAGCCGCTTTTAACCAAATCAAATTTTCTGATTTGTTTATCGCAATTGGTCCAATCGGAACTTCAAGTTTGATTTCATTTGGAGCATTTTCAAATATCTTATTCATCAAAACCCAAGAAGTTCCAATTATTGGATGTCCTGCAAACTGCATTTCGTGAGCTGGTGTAAAAATTCTAATTTCAGCTTTATTATTTTCTCTGTCAAGTTTGGTAACAAATGTGCTTTCTGCAAAATTAATTTCGCGAGCAATCTGCTGCATTTGTTCTGTACTCAGATTTTCTGCATCCATAAAAACCGCCAACTGATTTCCAGCATATTTTTTATCAGCAAAAACATCAACTATATAAAAAGGTAAATTCATTTCTTTCTTTCTTTTTTAGAAAATAGAATAAAGAATATAGAGAATAGACTTTCCAATCTTTAATTCAATCTATGTTCTTTTCTCTATATTCTATATTCTTTTATTCTTATCTATTAATCGACGAATTCGTTTTTGATTCTTCAGATTTAATAGCACTCAATTCTTTTTTAGCTTCTTCAACAACATCTGGATAATCTGTAAAATTGTTAATTACATTATCCAAAATATATGTCGCTTGATAACTGTCTTTTAATCCGTAGAAATTTTTTGCCATCAATACCAAGCCTTTTGCACCATAATATTTATAAGCCGAATAGCTTTTTGCTAATTTTTGAACAGCAGTATTTGAAGCTTCATACTTTCCTTCTTTGGTTTTAAAGTAAGCATCATAATAAAGTGCTTCTGCTGCCAATTCTCCTTTAGAAGTTGTAGCTAATTTTGCATATGCCGTTTTCGCTTTGTCTTCATTTCCAGTTTGAATTGCTGCCCGCGCCACAATAATTTGCGCATCGGCTTTTACACCTGCATCAGATTTTGGGTTTTCCAAAACTTTTTCAGCAGCAACTACAGAGTTATCATAATCTTTTTTGTCATAATAACATTTCATTAAGTTTGCTTGCGCGAAAGTTTTGTTCTGCGGATAATCTGCTTCGCTTTCCAAACGTTTTAAAACAGGAATTGATTTATCGCAATCTTTTGTTTTCAAATAAATCTGAGCCAATCTGTTTAAAGCTTGTTCTGTAAATTCGCTTCTTGGCTGATCTGCAACATATTGATAGTTTGCTGTAGATTTCGTTTCAGAACCTTCTGCGTAATAAAGCTGTGCCAAGTAAAAATTAGATTCTAAAGCATGTATTCCGTTCGGGAACTTTGCAATATAACCTCCAAAACCTGTAATCGCAGTTTTACTATTATTTTGACTGTATTGTTTAAATGCAGCGTCATAAGTATCGTTATCCAACTCTGCATCTGAAACTTCAACAAAATCTAAAGTTCTTACCCAAGTTGCATATTCGTCTACTTTTCCCGAATCAACATAAATTAATCTTGCAGTTGCAACTGCTTCTAAAGCTTCTGGAGTTTTTGGAAATTCTGCTGCTACTTTTTTAAATTTCGTTAAAGCCTGCTGATCACGATCTGAGTTGTAATAAATCAAACCTTGTTTTAAGATTGCTTTTGAAGTAAAAGTTCCATTTTGGAATTCTGAAATTAACTGATCGTAAGTTTTTAAAGCTTGATCATTTTTCTTTTCAGCAACATACGTATTTCCTAATTCGAACAAAGCATCATCACGATAAGATGACTTTTTATACATCTGAAGGAAATTATTCAATTCATCAACTTTCTTGGTATTGTTTGACATAAATCCATAAGAAAGTGCTTTTTGAAATTGCGCATAATCAGCATCAACACCTCTTGCCGCAATTGCTTTTCCGTATGCTTCATTTGCTGCACTGTATTTTGAAGTCACAAAACGAGAATCTCCCAAACGCAAATAAGAATCGTTTAAACGAACCTTATCTGAAGGCGAATTATCAATCTGAGCTTGAAAAGAATTTGCCGCCTGATCGTATTCTTTCAATTTAAAATACGTGTAACCAATATTATAATTGATGTTTTTATATTCATCTGTTGATTTTGCAGCTGCCATTCCAGCAAACTGCTTATACGTTAATAAAGCATTCTGCATATCATCATTTAGATATTCCGTTTCTGCTTTCCAAAACGTCGCACGTGCCGTAAATTCAGGAGTTTTTTGTTCGCTAATAGCGCTTTTAAACATTTTACCCGCTTCTTGATAATTCGATTCGTTATACAATTCTAATCCACGGTAAAAAAGCACTTTTTGGTACGCTGCCTTGTTTTCTGCAGTTCTATTTTTTTCTAATAATGTTAAAGCTTCCTTGTAGTTTTTTGAAGAAATATAAGAGTCAACCAATAATTTTTCTACTTCAGAACGGCTTGAATTATTTGGATATTTTTTAAGAAAATCTAATAAAATTCCTGGAACAGCCTGATAAGCATTTCCGATATCGTAACTTAATTTGGCATAATTTAAAGCGGCATCTTCTTGAATCTGGGTATTAAAATCCATTTCAGAAGCATTTTTAAACGCATTTAAAGCTTCTTGTTTTTTACCAATATTCAGATAACTTAAACCTAAATGGTAATACGCATTTTGCGCAACGAAATCTTTTCCTTCGATAATTTTATTAAACTGAGAAATGGCTTTTTCGTAGTTTTTTTGCTCATAATAAGCGTAACCTAACTGATAAAAATCGGTATTATTCCATTTTCCTTTTTTACCAGCATATTTTTCCAAATAAGGAATCGCTTTTTCGTATTGCTTTAAATTGAAATAACTTTCACCAATAATTTTATTTAATTCTGATTGTTCTAAAGCATTAGATTTAGCCATCGCTTGCTGACCTAAATCAATAGCTTTTTGGAAATTTCCTAATTTGAAATTCATATCAGCTTGATAATATGAAAGTTTCTCTTTATACTTTTCTTCTCCTGAAACTTCGTCAAAATATTTTGTCGCTTCTTTATAATCGTCGCCTTCATAGGCCATAAATCCTAAATAATACTTGGCTTGAGAACCATATTCTTTAGAATTTACCACTTTATTAAAATAAGAAGTTGCTTCTTTTTTCTTTTTAGCATTAAAATAGCTGTAACCTTTCATGAAGTTAAACTTATCAGATTCAGCTTTACTCATATAACTTTCGTCTACTTTATCAAACCATAATAAAGCTTTTGGGTAATTTCCTTGTTCGAAAAAATATTGCGCAGCTTCTATATAAGCCTGATTTTGCTTTGTGCTAGTTGGATAATCATTTACAAATTTTTCCATTAAAGCATCGGCATTTGCTTTGTTGGTTCTTATCGCGCAGTTGGCAATGTAATAAGCACAATCTGACTGAATTTCTTCTGTCGTAGCATTATTCTTTACTTTTTCAAAAATAAGTTGTGCCGAAGCATATTGTTTGTCATTATATAAAGCCAGTGCTTTGTCAAAATCCTTTAAATCGTATGTATAGATAGCTGATTTTTGTGCCGAAACCGTCGTCGAAATAAGGATAATTTGGAATAAAAAGAACCAGGAAAGTTTACGCATTTTCAAAATATTTAGTATTCAAATGTATCATTTTATACGCTTTATAACGAAACGTTTCGCAGTTTTATTATGAACAATTTAAGAAATCGCTGTGATTTTTCGGTTTAGCAAACTTCAATTTATTGGTACTCAAACTTTCAAAAAATAAATAAATTCAAAAACCATATAAGACATATAAGCTATTATAAGTTGGAAAACTTAATTCATAATTATTTAAAATGAACTTATATCACTTATATGGTTTAATTTTTCAAATTTATTTTGAATACATACGTTATCTTATTACTTTTACCATTCAAATCAATTTATTATGTCACAAACCGTACTGTCTCTTAAAGAAGTAACTATATATCAAGAAGGAAGAAAAATTATATCTCATATTAATTTGGATGTTAATCATGGTGAATTTATTTATATCATCGGAAAAACAGGCTCTGGAAAAAGTAGTTTCTTAAAAACTTTATACGCTGATTTACCATTAGTTGAGGGAGAAGGACATATTGTTGAATTTGATTTGGCAACATTAAAAGAAAACGACATTCCGTATTTAAGACGTAAAATCGGAATCGTATTTCAAGACTTTAAACTACTTCCAGACCGTTCTATCAAAGACAATATGCTTTTTGTTTTAAGAGCTACAGGATGGGTAGAAAAAGAAGCAATGCAACACAAAATTGATGAAGTTTTGGATAAAGTTGGCATGAAAGACTTCGTAAATAAAATGCCTCACCAGCTTTCTGGAGGAGAACAGCAGCGTGTGGCAATTGCAAGAGCGCTTCTTAATGATCCAGAATTTATTTTGGCAGACGAACCAACAGGAAATCTTGATCCGCAGACAAGTTCTGAAGTTCTAGAAGTACTAAAAGCCATCAATGCGGCTGGTAAAACAATTATCATGGCAACTCACGATTATGCTTTGTTGATGAAATTCCCTTCTAAAACATTGAAATGCGAAGATGAAAGAATCTTCGAAGTAGTGCAAAAAAGCGTGTAATGCTTTCCATTTTAATTCCGGTTTACAATTATGCTGTTTTGCCGCTTGTAAGCGAACTTCAAAAACAGTGCATTTCTTGCGGAATTAAATTTGAAATCCTTTGCTACGACGATGCTTCAAACCTTTTTATAGCAGAAAATCAAAAAATAAATCAGTTTCAAAATTGCTCCTTTATTTCTTTAGAAAAAAATATTGGACGAAGTGCCATAAGAAATCTATTGGCTAAAAAAGCAGTTTTTGAAAATCTTCTTTATTTGGACGCCGATGTAATTCCTGTTCATGATCATTTTATTGCGAATTATATTTCAGAGATAAATAAAAATAAAAAAGTCGTTTTTGGAGGTCTTTTGTATGAAGATCAAAAACCTGACAAAGAATTTCTTTTACGCTGGGTTTATGGCAGAGAGCGAGAAGCATTAAATTTATCTGAAAGAACTAAAAACCCTTCTGATTTTGCTTTGGTTTCTAATTTATTGATAAAAAAAGAAATTATAAATCGTTTCCCTTTTGATGAAACGCTGACAAAATACGGTTACGAAGATTTACTTTTTTTCTCTGTTTTAAAATTAAAAGCTTTTAAAATTACGCATATTGAAAATCCTGTTTTTCATTTAAACTTAGAAACTTCTGTTCTATTTTTAAACAAAACAAAAACGGCATTAGAAAACTTAGCTTTTCTCAATAATTCAAATAAAATCTCAAAAAATGAAAGCCGAATTATTGCTTATTTTGAGCTTTTAAAAACACTAAAACTGCTTACTGCTTTTTCTTTTATTTTTCGAAAATTAGAATCAAAAATTGAACAGAATTTGATTTCAGAAAAACCATCGCTTTTTCTGTTCGATATTTATAAATTAGGCTATTATTGCTTTTTAAAATCAAAATAAATGGCTTTTTTTTCTGTAATAATTCCGCTTTACAACAAAGAAAACTTTATCGAAAATACGATACAAAGTATTCTCGATCAAACTTTTCAGGATTTTGAAATTATTGTTGTAAACGACGGTTCTACAGATAAAAGTGAAGAAAAAGCACTACAGTTTAAAGATTCGCGAATTCAATATTATAGCAAAAAAAATGAAGGCGCTTCGACAGCTAGAAATTACGGAATTGAAAAAGCGAACTCCGATTTTATAACTTTTCTCGACGCAGACGATTATTGGTATCCAACGTTTTTAGAAACGATGTTTGATCTTATTTCTAAACTTCCAGATCAAAAAGTTTTTTCTGCAGCAATTGAATTTGATACTTCAAAAAAAACAATTCCCGCACAATATTCAATTTTAAAAACAAACTACGATTTTGAAATTGTAAATTATTTTAAAGCCAGTTTCAAAGAAACCGTTTTATGCACTTCGTGCGCTGTTTTTCATAAATCTGTTTTTGATGAAGTTGGAAATTTTGACACTAAAATTAAAAGCGGTCAAGACACCGATTTATGGATTAGAATTGGACTTGTTTATTCAGTTGTTTTTTCTTGGAAAATCTTAGCTCGTTACATTTACGATTCAAAAAGTCTTTCCAAAAACACTAAATTAATTAAAGAAAAAATGGATTTTTCGAAATTTGAAGAAGCTGAAAAAACCAATTTAGATTTAAAAAAATTTCTGGATTTAAATCGTTTTTCTCTTTCCATAAAAAGCAAATTAGCTGGAGAAAATGAGCTTTTTATAAAATATTCCAACTCAATAAATTTGAAGAATTTTAGCTTAAAAAAAAGAATCTTATTACAGCTTCCTGCACCTTTTTTGCGATTCTTAATTTCGTTTAAAACCTTTCTAGCAAATTTAGGATTTGGTTCATCCGTTTTTAAATAACCTGAATTTTTTGTATTCACGAATATAATCTTCTTCGCTAAATTCATCCGAAGACAGAACCAGACAAACACTTCCCGAAGAAAAATTCTTAAGCTCGCGCCAAATTCCCGAAACTATAAGAAGACCAACATTTGGTTTATTAAGTGTTACCGTTTTAATGGTTTTTCCGTCTTTT from Flavobacterium sp. YJ01 carries:
- a CDS encoding PhzF family phenazine biosynthesis protein; the encoded protein is MNLPFYIVDVFADKKYAGNQLAVFMDAENLSTEQMQQIAREINFAESTFVTKLDRENNKAEIRIFTPAHEMQFAGHPIIGTSWVLMNKIFENAPNEIKLEVPIGPIAINKSENLIWLKAAQPKFWDVFAKEDFPSFSNLTIDDFDNQYLIQEVTTGSAFVIVPLNSKRALENLVLDKDKTDKWLKQHCKTDHKGLYFYSFEDSKLTTRMLCVENNQLVEDAATGSASTCLQAYLLKYHSSEIEVANHQGDYIGRPSEIYFKGKLENDHFDINIGGKAQFVAKGEWEA
- a CDS encoding tetratricopeptide repeat protein, whose translation is MRKLSWFFLFQIILISTTVSAQKSAIYTYDLKDFDKALALYNDKQYASAQLIFEKVKNNATTEEIQSDCAYYIANCAIRTNKANADALMEKFVNDYPTSTKQNQAYIEAAQYFFEQGNYPKALLWFDKVDESYMSKAESDKFNFMKGYSYFNAKKKKEATSYFNKVVNSKEYGSQAKYYLGFMAYEGDDYKEATKYFDEVSGEEKYKEKLSYYQADMNFKLGNFQKAIDLGQQAMAKSNALEQSELNKIIGESYFNLKQYEKAIPYLEKYAGKKGKWNNTDFYQLGYAYYEQKNYEKAISQFNKIIEGKDFVAQNAYYHLGLSYLNIGKKQEALNAFKNASEMDFNTQIQEDAALNYAKLSYDIGNAYQAVPGILLDFLKKYPNNSSRSEVEKLLVDSYISSKNYKEALTLLEKNRTAENKAAYQKVLFYRGLELYNESNYQEAGKMFKSAISEQKTPEFTARATFWKAETEYLNDDMQNALLTYKQFAGMAAAKSTDEYKNINYNIGYTYFKLKEYDQAANSFQAQIDNSPSDKVRLNDSYLRLGDSRFVTSKYSAANEAYGKAIAARGVDADYAQFQKALSYGFMSNNTKKVDELNNFLQMYKKSSYRDDALFELGNTYVAEKKNDQALKTYDQLISEFQNGTFTSKAILKQGLIYYNSDRDQQALTKFKKVAAEFPKTPEALEAVATARLIYVDSGKVDEYATWVRTLDFVEVSDAELDNDTYDAAFKQYSQNNSKTAITGFGGYIAKFPNGIHALESNFYLAQLYYAEGSETKSTANYQYVADQPRSEFTEQALNRLAQIYLKTKDCDKSIPVLKRLESEADYPQNKTFAQANLMKCYYDKKDYDNSVVAAEKVLENPKSDAGVKADAQIIVARAAIQTGNEDKAKTAYAKLATTSKGELAAEALYYDAYFKTKEGKYEASNTAVQKLAKSYSAYKYYGAKGLVLMAKNFYGLKDSYQATYILDNVINNFTDYPDVVEEAKKELSAIKSEESKTNSSINR
- a CDS encoding ATP-binding cassette domain-containing protein, producing MSQTVLSLKEVTIYQEGRKIISHINLDVNHGEFIYIIGKTGSGKSSFLKTLYADLPLVEGEGHIVEFDLATLKENDIPYLRRKIGIVFQDFKLLPDRSIKDNMLFVLRATGWVEKEAMQHKIDEVLDKVGMKDFVNKMPHQLSGGEQQRVAIARALLNDPEFILADEPTGNLDPQTSSEVLEVLKAINAAGKTIIMATHDYALLMKFPSKTLKCEDERIFEVVQKSV
- a CDS encoding glycosyltransferase family 2 protein; this encodes MLSILIPVYNYAVLPLVSELQKQCISCGIKFEILCYDDASNLFIAENQKINQFQNCSFISLEKNIGRSAIRNLLAKKAVFENLLYLDADVIPVHDHFIANYISEINKNKKVVFGGLLYEDQKPDKEFLLRWVYGREREALNLSERTKNPSDFALVSNLLIKKEIINRFPFDETLTKYGYEDLLFFSVLKLKAFKITHIENPVFHLNLETSVLFLNKTKTALENLAFLNNSNKISKNESRIIAYFELLKTLKLLTAFSFIFRKLESKIEQNLISEKPSLFLFDIYKLGYYCFLKSK
- a CDS encoding glycosyltransferase family 2 protein — translated: MAFFSVIIPLYNKENFIENTIQSILDQTFQDFEIIVVNDGSTDKSEEKALQFKDSRIQYYSKKNEGASTARNYGIEKANSDFITFLDADDYWYPTFLETMFDLISKLPDQKVFSAAIEFDTSKKTIPAQYSILKTNYDFEIVNYFKASFKETVLCTSCAVFHKSVFDEVGNFDTKIKSGQDTDLWIRIGLVYSVVFSWKILARYIYDSKSLSKNTKLIKEKMDFSKFEEAEKTNLDLKKFLDLNRFSLSIKSKLAGENELFIKYSNSINLKNFSLKKRILLQLPAPFLRFLISFKTFLANLGFGSSVFK